One window from the genome of Verrucomicrobiia bacterium encodes:
- a CDS encoding DUF1080 domain-containing protein, which translates to MGRAGLGEEPGWVSVFDGATLSGWQVSAKSGHSRASGNTSGGRWVVEDGAIVGSQDVPGNGGILLSERTYGDFEVVLEMNNDFGPDSGLFLRSTEDGRAWQAMIDYHARGNLMGIYGEGLGGRPSVSNFRFNGAVDRIRVVTNAPVPFPLLPESWPYFWRHGQWNELRARIEGNPPRIATWINGVRIMEWQETELRHPARGAIGLQVHGGGDLTRQFVRYRNIRVRELGVEAVAIEERFPIGVWVPLFNGRDLTGWIPKVRHHPAGVNFGNTFRVENGVIRVAYDGYGGRFEERFGHLFYEQPFGHYRLRVEYRFVGEQLPDGPGWARRNSGLMLHGQSPESMDADQDFPVSIEVQLLGGLGSGRRTTANLCTPGTHVVMEGRLITRHCTDSTSETYHGDRWVTVEVEVRGSRSIRHFVEGDLVLAYTEPQLDEGDRYGGRLAKGRPVLLSEGTISLQSESHPVEFRRVELMRLAEE; encoded by the coding sequence ATGGGTCGGGCGGGGCTGGGGGAGGAGCCGGGATGGGTGTCGGTGTTCGACGGGGCGACGCTGAGCGGGTGGCAGGTCAGTGCGAAGTCGGGCCACAGCCGGGCGAGCGGCAATACGAGCGGGGGCCGGTGGGTTGTCGAGGACGGGGCGATCGTTGGCAGCCAGGATGTGCCGGGGAACGGGGGGATCCTGTTGAGTGAGCGGACCTATGGGGACTTCGAGGTGGTGCTGGAGATGAACAACGATTTCGGGCCGGACAGCGGCCTGTTCCTGCGTAGCACGGAGGACGGGCGGGCATGGCAGGCGATGATCGACTACCACGCGCGAGGGAATCTGATGGGGATCTACGGCGAGGGATTGGGCGGGCGCCCGTCGGTGAGCAACTTCCGGTTTAACGGGGCGGTGGACCGGATCCGGGTGGTGACCAACGCGCCGGTGCCGTTTCCGTTGCTGCCGGAGTCGTGGCCGTATTTCTGGCGGCACGGCCAGTGGAACGAGCTTCGGGCCCGGATCGAGGGAAACCCGCCGCGGATCGCCACCTGGATCAACGGGGTGCGGATCATGGAATGGCAGGAGACGGAGTTGCGTCATCCGGCCCGGGGGGCGATCGGGCTGCAGGTGCATGGGGGTGGGGATCTGACCCGGCAGTTTGTGCGGTACCGGAACATCCGGGTACGGGAGCTGGGGGTGGAGGCCGTGGCGATCGAGGAGCGGTTTCCCATCGGGGTCTGGGTGCCGCTGTTCAACGGGCGGGACCTGACGGGCTGGATCCCGAAGGTCCGGCATCACCCGGCGGGGGTGAATTTCGGGAACACCTTTCGGGTGGAGAACGGGGTGATCCGGGTGGCGTACGACGGGTATGGGGGACGGTTCGAGGAGCGTTTCGGGCATTTGTTTTATGAGCAGCCGTTCGGGCACTACCGGCTGCGGGTCGAGTACCGGTTCGTTGGGGAGCAGCTTCCGGACGGTCCTGGCTGGGCGCGAAGGAACAGCGGGCTGATGCTGCACGGGCAGTCGCCGGAGAGCATGGATGCGGACCAGGACTTTCCGGTGTCGATCGAGGTGCAGCTGCTGGGGGGGCTCGGGTCGGGGCGCCGGACGACGGCGAATCTGTGCACGCCGGGGACGCATGTGGTGATGGAAGGGCGGTTGATCACGCGGCACTGCACGGATTCGACTTCCGAGACGTATCATGGCGACCGGTGGGTGACGGTGGAGGTCGAGGTGCGGGGGAGTCGGAGCATCCGGCATTTTGTGGAAGGGGACCTGGTGCTGGCATACACGGAGCCGCAGTTGGACGAGGGCGACCGGTACGGGGGGCGTCTGGCGAAGGGGCGCCCCGTGTTGTTGAGCGAGGGGACGATCAGCCTGCAGTCGGAGAGTCACCCGGTCGAATTCCGTCGGGTGGAGCTGATGCGCCTGGCGGAGGAGTGA
- the purE gene encoding 5-(carboxyamino)imidazole ribonucleotide mutase, translating to MPAKRSVPLVGIVMGSDSDWPTLEAAATICREFNIPFETRVVSAHRTPDDMARYGRTAHTRGLRVIIAGAGGAAHLPGMLASHSPLPVIGVPVQTRSLQGLDSLLSIVQMPAGVPVATVAIGAGRNAGLLAVQILATHDSDLLRKLIQYKSRMAAESRAKNKSLPS from the coding sequence ATGCCTGCCAAACGTTCCGTGCCGCTCGTCGGCATTGTCATGGGCAGCGACTCCGACTGGCCCACCCTCGAAGCCGCCGCCACCATCTGCCGGGAGTTCAACATCCCCTTCGAAACCCGGGTCGTCTCCGCCCACCGCACCCCCGACGACATGGCCCGCTACGGGCGCACCGCCCACACCCGCGGACTCCGCGTCATCATCGCCGGTGCCGGAGGAGCCGCTCATCTGCCCGGCATGCTCGCCAGCCATTCTCCCCTGCCCGTCATCGGCGTGCCGGTTCAGACCCGCTCCCTCCAGGGGCTCGACTCGCTCCTCTCCATCGTCCAGATGCCCGCCGGCGTGCCCGTCGCCACCGTCGCCATCGGCGCCGGACGCAACGCCGGCCTCCTCGCCGTCCAGATCCTCGCCACCCACGATTCCGATCTCCTCCGCAAACTCATCCAGTACAAGTCCCGCATGGCCGCCGAATCCCGCGCCAAGAACAAGTCCCTCCCCTCCTGA
- a CDS encoding DUF423 domain-containing protein, producing the protein MRSMAFRWSAGAGFLAVALGAFGAHGLKELLERQGTTAIWETAVFYHLIHAVVLSGLAWGTPWRRGAWICFAAGVVIFSGTLYVLALTGMRWLGAITPLGGVGLLAGWAWLAIAGLGRREEGEERRGSGGD; encoded by the coding sequence ATGCGGAGCATGGCGTTTCGATGGTCGGCGGGCGCGGGTTTCCTGGCGGTGGCGCTCGGGGCGTTTGGGGCGCACGGATTGAAGGAACTGCTGGAGAGGCAGGGGACCACGGCAATCTGGGAGACGGCGGTGTTTTACCACCTGATCCACGCCGTGGTGTTGTCGGGCCTGGCGTGGGGGACGCCGTGGCGGCGCGGGGCGTGGATCTGCTTTGCGGCGGGAGTGGTGATTTTTTCAGGGACACTTTATGTGCTGGCGCTGACGGGCATGCGATGGCTGGGGGCGATCACGCCGCTGGGGGGTGTGGGGCTGCTGGCGGGTTGGGCATGGCTGGCGATCGCCGGCTTGGGGCGGCGGGAAGAGGGGGAAGAACGGAGAGGGTCGGGTGGGGACTGA
- a CDS encoding zinc-binding dehydrogenase — protein MKALRLMVQGRPGEWSVGEVPDPVAGGGEVVVRVKACGLNRLDLWLEEGGLPVRVVLPRIPGGEVAGTVESVGEGVMEWRPGDRVAVQSNLVCGECEFCRRGEESICLKGQLLGVDRDGGFAGLCGVPARALARLPDGVAFETSAALTLAGSTAMHMLTDRARVESGQWVLVMGGASGVGSAAIQIARGFGGRVVTTASTPEKRALCEALGAEAVVATEDDGWPGEVRRITGKRGVDLVVEHVGGRVLERVFECLARGGTVVTCGATAGREVTLNLWPFFVKQQRLIGSYGRTRRDLVATLDWAAAGRLRAAIDEVLPIERGPEAFARLRERGVRGKLVLRPD, from the coding sequence GTGAAGGCATTGCGATTGATGGTGCAGGGACGGCCTGGCGAGTGGAGCGTGGGCGAGGTGCCCGACCCGGTGGCCGGAGGGGGGGAGGTGGTGGTGCGGGTGAAGGCCTGCGGATTGAACCGCCTGGACTTGTGGCTGGAGGAAGGGGGGCTGCCGGTGCGGGTGGTGTTGCCCCGGATTCCGGGGGGCGAAGTGGCGGGAACGGTGGAGTCGGTGGGCGAGGGGGTGATGGAGTGGCGGCCGGGGGACCGGGTGGCGGTGCAATCGAATCTGGTGTGTGGCGAGTGCGAGTTCTGCCGGAGGGGGGAGGAATCAATCTGTTTAAAGGGGCAGTTGCTGGGGGTGGATCGGGACGGGGGATTTGCCGGGCTGTGCGGGGTGCCGGCGCGGGCATTGGCGCGGTTACCGGACGGGGTGGCCTTTGAGACTTCGGCGGCGCTGACGCTGGCGGGAAGCACGGCCATGCACATGCTGACGGACCGGGCGCGGGTGGAGTCTGGCCAATGGGTGTTGGTGATGGGGGGGGCGAGCGGGGTGGGTTCGGCGGCGATCCAGATTGCCCGGGGTTTCGGCGGCCGGGTGGTGACGACGGCTTCGACGCCCGAGAAGCGGGCTTTGTGCGAGGCACTGGGGGCGGAGGCGGTGGTGGCGACCGAGGATGACGGATGGCCGGGCGAGGTGCGGCGGATCACGGGCAAACGCGGAGTGGATCTGGTGGTGGAACACGTGGGAGGCAGGGTGTTGGAGCGGGTCTTTGAATGCCTGGCACGGGGTGGGACGGTGGTGACCTGTGGGGCGACGGCTGGACGCGAGGTGACGCTGAACCTGTGGCCGTTCTTTGTGAAGCAGCAGCGGTTGATCGGGAGTTATGGCCGGACGCGCCGGGACTTGGTGGCGACTCTGGATTGGGCGGCGGCGGGACGGTTGAGGGCGGCGATCGACGAGGTGTTGCCGATTGAGCGCGGGCCGGAGGCGTTTGCACGACTGCGGGAGCGCGGGGTGCGGGGAAAGCTGGTGTTGCGTCCGGACTGA